Proteins from a single region of Allofrancisella inopinata:
- a CDS encoding alpha/beta hydrolase gives MNTFFIEGKQGRIEVAHDKVKEAREDIVAVICHPHPLYQGSMHNKVVTTISRAMKTFKIESYRFNYRGVGDSQGEYGEGLGELEDLLVVCKWIEQNTNVKKIILCGFSFGGAIAYKGVSKLDNVVSLITIAPAVDRFNLSKYPEPNLPWFLVQGVDDDVVNPKSVFDFAINKVKSDLVMLKMNQVGHFFHGKLTDLKKNIENFISPILSEL, from the coding sequence ATGAATACATTTTTTATTGAGGGTAAACAAGGCCGTATAGAAGTAGCTCATGATAAAGTCAAAGAGGCTAGAGAGGATATTGTAGCGGTTATATGTCATCCTCATCCCTTATACCAAGGTAGTATGCATAACAAAGTAGTTACTACCATCTCTAGAGCCATGAAAACTTTTAAAATAGAATCATATAGGTTTAACTACAGAGGTGTAGGGGATAGCCAGGGTGAATATGGTGAGGGTTTAGGCGAACTTGAAGATTTGCTTGTGGTTTGTAAGTGGATAGAGCAAAATACAAATGTTAAAAAAATAATTTTATGTGGTTTTTCTTTTGGTGGAGCTATAGCATACAAGGGCGTAAGCAAACTAGATAATGTAGTATCTTTAATTACGATAGCTCCAGCTGTAGATAGATTTAATTTGTCAAAATATCCAGAACCAAATTTACCTTGGTTTTTAGTTCAAGGAGTAGACGATGACGTTGTTAATCCAAAATCCGTTTTTGATTTTGCTATTAATAAGGTGAAGTCTGATCTTGTGATGCTCAAAATGAATCAAGTTGGACATTTTTTTCATGGTAAACTAACTGATTTGAAGAAAAATATAGAAAATTTTATATCTCCTATTTTGAGTGAGTTGTAA